In Streptomyces nodosus, one DNA window encodes the following:
- a CDS encoding dicarboxylate/amino acid:cation symporter, protein MSANTADTKPPKPGFRIPVPFWAQVLLGLVVGLVLGFVARTFDVSWLATTLDKVGGIFVQLLKLAVAPLVFFAIMVSITNLRKVNNAARLAGRTLLWFMITSLIAVVIGLVIGLVSNPGSGSALTPADGARPDHAGSWLDFLTGIVPTDIITPFSELNVLQIVFMAVVAGVAILKIGPKAQPVLTLSESVLELLQKALWWVILLAPIGSAGLIGRAIVQYGWDLLGDYATFTADIYIGCALVLFGVYPLLLAFAGKLNPLHFFKGAWPAIQLAFVSRSSVGTMPVTQQSAIRLGVPKDYASFAVPFGATTKMDGCAAIYPAISAIFVAQIFHVEIGIKEYLLIAFVSVIGSAATAGLTGATVMLTLTLSTLGLPMEGVGLLLAIDPILDMMRTATNVAGQVVCPLIVASREKILDTGKYSGVTSSPVDPVDPVDVEQPGAVPAAA, encoded by the coding sequence GTGTCCGCGAACACCGCCGATACCAAGCCCCCGAAGCCGGGCTTCCGTATACCCGTCCCGTTCTGGGCCCAGGTCCTGCTCGGCCTCGTGGTCGGCCTGGTCCTCGGCTTTGTCGCCCGCACCTTCGACGTGTCCTGGCTCGCCACCACCCTCGACAAGGTGGGCGGCATCTTCGTCCAGCTCCTGAAGCTGGCCGTGGCCCCGCTGGTCTTCTTCGCGATCATGGTCTCCATCACCAATCTGCGGAAGGTCAACAACGCGGCACGCCTGGCCGGCCGCACCCTGCTCTGGTTCATGATCACTTCGCTGATCGCGGTGGTGATCGGCCTGGTCATCGGGCTGGTCTCCAACCCGGGCTCCGGCTCCGCCCTCACCCCGGCCGACGGCGCCAGGCCGGACCACGCCGGCAGCTGGCTCGACTTCCTCACCGGCATCGTCCCGACGGACATCATCACGCCGTTCTCGGAGCTCAACGTTCTGCAGATCGTCTTCATGGCGGTCGTCGCCGGCGTCGCGATCCTCAAGATCGGCCCCAAGGCCCAGCCGGTCCTGACGCTCTCCGAGTCCGTCCTCGAGCTGCTGCAGAAGGCCCTGTGGTGGGTGATCCTGCTCGCCCCGATCGGCTCCGCCGGTCTCATCGGCCGCGCGATCGTGCAGTACGGCTGGGACCTCCTCGGCGACTACGCGACCTTCACCGCCGACATCTACATCGGCTGCGCCCTGGTCCTGTTCGGCGTCTATCCGCTGCTGCTCGCCTTCGCCGGCAAGCTCAACCCGCTGCACTTCTTCAAGGGCGCCTGGCCCGCCATCCAGCTCGCGTTCGTCTCCCGCTCCTCGGTCGGCACCATGCCGGTCACCCAGCAGTCGGCGATCCGTCTCGGCGTCCCCAAGGACTACGCCTCCTTCGCGGTGCCGTTCGGCGCGACGACCAAGATGGACGGCTGCGCGGCGATCTACCCGGCCATCTCCGCGATCTTCGTGGCCCAGATCTTCCATGTGGAGATCGGCATCAAGGAGTATCTGCTCATCGCCTTCGTCTCGGTGATCGGCTCGGCGGCCACCGCCGGTCTGACGGGAGCGACCGTGATGCTGACCCTCACCCTGTCCACCCTCGGCCTGCCGATGGAGGGCGTCGGTCTGCTCCTCGCGATCGACCCGATCCTGGACATGATGCGCACCGCGACCAATGTCGCCGGGCAAGTCGTCTGCCCGTTGATCGTGGCGTCGAGGGAGAAGATCCTCGACACGGGCAAGTACAGCGGTGTGACCTCGTCGCCCGTGGACCCCGTGGACCCCGTGGACGTGGAGCAGCCGGGGGCCGTGCCTGCCGCTGCCTGA
- a CDS encoding carbon-nitrogen hydrolase family protein has protein sequence MSMLTVALLQLAPPGHDLGRNLALGEAACRRATALGADVALFPEMWSNGYSASVPAGVGDLYRHPQRWTGTVVPPVPEPEAAWEGEPIGRDSPFVGHFRALAVELEMAIALTYLERWDGAPRNTVSLIDRHGRVVLHQAKVHTCAFDLPEAGLTPGESFAVGTLDTAAGDVMVGAMICYDREFPESARASMLAGAEVILTPNACELETNRLAQFRTRAYENMTAVAMANYAGPGWGHSLAFDGIAFADGRSRDMLAVEAGEHPGVYPAVFDLDALRDYRRREAWGNAFRRPGAYGALTDPQVNEPFLRVGPTGQSLPR, from the coding sequence ATGAGTATGTTGACCGTCGCCCTGCTTCAGCTCGCGCCGCCCGGACACGATCTCGGGCGGAACCTCGCCCTGGGCGAGGCCGCCTGTCGCAGGGCGACGGCCCTCGGTGCCGATGTGGCCCTGTTCCCGGAGATGTGGAGCAACGGTTACAGCGCGTCCGTGCCCGCCGGGGTGGGGGACCTCTACCGGCATCCGCAGCGGTGGACCGGCACCGTCGTTCCGCCGGTCCCGGAGCCCGAGGCGGCCTGGGAGGGGGAGCCGATCGGCAGGGACTCTCCCTTCGTCGGTCACTTCCGTGCGCTGGCCGTGGAGTTGGAGATGGCGATCGCCCTCACCTACCTCGAACGGTGGGACGGAGCGCCTCGCAACACCGTGTCCCTGATCGACCGGCACGGCCGTGTCGTGCTGCACCAGGCGAAGGTGCACACCTGCGCCTTCGATCTGCCGGAAGCCGGCCTCACCCCGGGAGAGTCGTTCGCGGTGGGGACACTGGACACCGCCGCCGGAGACGTCATGGTGGGCGCGATGATCTGCTACGACCGGGAGTTCCCGGAGAGCGCCCGCGCCTCGATGCTGGCGGGCGCGGAGGTCATCCTCACCCCGAACGCCTGTGAGCTGGAGACCAACCGGCTCGCCCAGTTCCGGACCCGCGCCTACGAGAACATGACCGCCGTGGCCATGGCCAACTACGCCGGTCCCGGCTGGGGGCACTCCCTCGCCTTCGACGGCATCGCCTTCGCCGACGGACGCTCCCGGGACATGCTCGCCGTGGAGGCGGGCGAGCACCCGGGGGTGTATCCGGCCGTCTTCGATCTGGACGCACTGCGCGACTACCGCCGCAGGGAGGCCTGGGGCAACGCCTTCCGCCGCCCGGGCGCCTACGGGGCCCTGACGGACCCGCAGGTGAACGAGCCCTTCCTGCGGGTCGGCCCCACCGGGCAGTCCCTTCCGCGTTGA
- a CDS encoding MASE1 domain-containing protein, translated as MIGRRSSERRGRGNGLPATVTCRDRLRRGGTTALTICAIAVLYYISARLGLLQHLVRGQVTPLWPATGISLAALLLLGPRIWPGIALGALLTDITLGPSVPGVLAITAGDTLAPLCSYALLRAAGFRTELNRFRDALVLVFLGAFAGMLTSATVGTGTLYLARALPAGGFWPAWWVWWAGDAMGVLLVAPVLLALRSARWPKNVPPSRWVEGAFLATATLGIGLLQIFQASFLFLTFPVVVWAAFRFQRAGAAPCALAVSTFAVLAATRRSGPFAGHSLLTNMVVLQAFNGAASLTALLIGAAVTERNQTLDKVEQACKRLSEMAARITPDTNGPPALGDDGRPRQEENDGRTHPS; from the coding sequence GTGATCGGCAGACGCTCGAGTGAGAGGCGAGGACGAGGGAACGGCCTCCCGGCCACGGTCACCTGCCGTGACCGGCTCCGGCGCGGTGGTACGACGGCGCTGACGATCTGCGCCATCGCCGTGCTCTACTACATCTCCGCCAGGCTGGGGCTGCTCCAGCACCTCGTGCGCGGCCAGGTCACACCGCTGTGGCCCGCGACCGGCATCTCCCTGGCCGCCCTCCTTCTCCTCGGCCCCCGGATCTGGCCAGGGATCGCACTCGGCGCGTTGCTGACCGACATCACGCTCGGGCCGTCGGTACCGGGCGTACTCGCCATCACGGCGGGCGACACGCTCGCCCCCCTGTGCTCCTACGCACTGCTTCGCGCTGCCGGGTTCCGCACCGAGCTCAACCGCTTCCGGGACGCGCTCGTCCTGGTCTTCCTCGGCGCGTTCGCGGGCATGCTCACCAGCGCGACGGTGGGTACCGGCACCCTGTACCTCGCCCGGGCACTGCCCGCCGGGGGGTTCTGGCCGGCCTGGTGGGTCTGGTGGGCCGGTGACGCGATGGGCGTCCTGCTGGTCGCACCCGTGCTGCTCGCGCTCCGCTCGGCGCGCTGGCCGAAGAACGTACCCCCGTCCCGTTGGGTGGAGGGAGCGTTCCTCGCGACGGCGACCCTGGGCATCGGTCTGCTCCAGATCTTCCAGGCGTCGTTCCTCTTCCTCACCTTCCCGGTGGTGGTCTGGGCGGCCTTCCGCTTCCAGCGGGCCGGGGCCGCACCCTGCGCGCTGGCGGTGTCCACCTTCGCGGTCCTCGCCGCCACCCGCCGATCAGGTCCTTTCGCCGGTCACAGTCTGCTCACCAACATGGTCGTCCTCCAGGCGTTCAACGGCGCCGCCTCGCTGACCGCCCTGCTGATCGGTGCGGCCGTCACCGAGCGCAACCAGACGCTGGACAAGGTCGAACAGGCCTGCAAGCGCCTCTCCGAGATGGCGGCCAGAATCACCCCGGACACCAACGGCCCCCCGGCGCTCGGCGACGACGGCCGGCCGCGCCAGGAGGAGAACGACGGCCGTACCCACCCGTCATGA
- a CDS encoding PP2C family protein-serine/threonine phosphatase: MAGGGRKEEPEQRHDRDLLGRLDAALGRIDEQLSALTAAKARIQGLLDAVVTITRETELPAMLHRIVTTAMDLVGARYGALGVLDEADGRLAQFVAAGLTEEERQALAGVGLPHGLGLLGHLIRHPEPLRVEDISSHPAFAGFPPGHPPLRTLLGVAIGVRCGVYGDLYLSERRDGRPFDVHDERMLVALASAAGIAIDNVRLFEQVRAGSEQFQRLLLPTLPDLRPFGAAAIYRPAAEPSPLGGDWYDAILLPDGAVAVVIGDVVGHDLHAAAAMAATRNMLRALLLERSASPSACLAQLDRTLQTITDLPVTTTSLARIEPAGSAWRLLWSTAGHVPPLVITPDRRAEYLFAEPGLPLNVDSGQHRPDHSRPLPPNTTVVFFTDGLIEHPDHPIDRGLAALAELATAHAELPLHDFVRALADHHPSDGHDDMAILALRTPR, translated from the coding sequence ATGGCGGGCGGAGGCAGGAAGGAGGAACCGGAACAGCGGCACGATCGTGACCTGCTGGGGCGGCTGGACGCCGCGCTGGGCCGGATCGACGAGCAGCTGTCCGCCCTGACCGCGGCCAAGGCCCGGATCCAGGGCCTGCTGGACGCGGTGGTGACCATCACCCGGGAGACGGAGCTGCCCGCGATGCTGCACCGCATCGTGACCACCGCCATGGACCTGGTCGGCGCCCGTTACGGGGCCCTGGGGGTCCTCGACGAGGCCGACGGCCGTCTGGCGCAGTTCGTCGCCGCCGGTCTGACCGAGGAGGAACGCCAGGCCCTGGCAGGGGTGGGGCTCCCGCACGGGCTCGGCCTCCTCGGACACCTGATCCGCCACCCCGAGCCGCTGCGGGTCGAGGACATCTCCTCCCACCCGGCCTTCGCCGGTTTCCCGCCCGGGCACCCGCCCCTGCGCACCCTGCTCGGCGTCGCCATCGGCGTCCGCTGCGGGGTCTACGGAGACCTCTATCTGTCCGAGCGGCGTGACGGCCGTCCCTTCGACGTCCATGACGAGCGCATGCTCGTGGCCCTGGCCAGCGCCGCCGGCATCGCGATCGACAACGTCCGCCTGTTCGAGCAGGTCCGGGCCGGCTCCGAGCAGTTCCAGCGGCTCCTGCTGCCGACCCTGCCCGATCTGCGGCCCTTCGGTGCTGCCGCCATCTACCGGCCGGCCGCCGAGCCCAGCCCGCTGGGCGGGGACTGGTACGACGCCATCCTGCTGCCCGACGGGGCCGTGGCGGTCGTCATCGGCGACGTGGTCGGCCACGATCTGCATGCCGCGGCCGCCATGGCCGCCACCCGCAATATGCTGCGCGCTCTGCTGCTCGAACGGTCCGCCTCCCCCAGCGCGTGCCTCGCCCAGCTCGACCGCACCCTGCAGACCATCACCGACCTTCCCGTCACCACCACCAGTCTGGCCCGCATCGAGCCCGCCGGGTCCGCGTGGCGGCTGCTGTGGAGCACGGCGGGCCATGTCCCTCCCCTGGTGATCACCCCGGACCGGCGAGCGGAGTACCTGTTCGCCGAGCCCGGGCTCCCGCTCAATGTCGACAGCGGGCAGCACCGCCCCGACCACTCCCGCCCTCTGCCCCCGAACACCACCGTGGTCTTCTTCACCGACGGACTCATCGAACACCCCGACCATCCCATCGACCGGGGTCTGGCCGCGCTCGCCGAACTCGCCACCGCCCACGCGGAGCTGCCCCTGCACGACTTCGTACGGGCGCTGGCCGACCACCACCCCAGCGACGGGCACGACGACATGGCCATCCTCGCCCTGCGCACCCCGCGCTGA
- a CDS encoding TetR/AcrR family transcriptional regulator, with the protein MRARFTLAEIQQQALAIVDREGLSGLTMRSLAAALGTGPMTLYNYVAGREALEELVVDAVSARVAVPRPTGDWLADTRGIARVLWSTVREHPAVVPLMLTRRTSSVDSLAPAEALAAALARGGLDGPDLLAAFRTVMAFVMGVAQAELAGPLAPEESPSDAAGRIAALADGSLPTLARLASVGADFAGDEFERGLAFVLAGIAGAADGKTVERGQP; encoded by the coding sequence ATGAGAGCCCGGTTCACCCTGGCGGAGATCCAGCAGCAGGCCCTGGCGATCGTCGACCGGGAGGGCCTGAGCGGGCTCACCATGCGCTCGCTGGCGGCGGCTCTGGGCACGGGGCCCATGACGCTCTACAACTACGTCGCCGGGCGGGAGGCGTTGGAGGAACTCGTCGTCGACGCGGTGTCCGCGCGCGTCGCCGTACCGCGCCCCACCGGGGACTGGCTCGCGGACACCCGGGGCATCGCCAGGGTCCTCTGGAGCACCGTGCGGGAGCACCCCGCGGTCGTGCCGCTCATGCTCACCCGCCGCACCTCCTCGGTGGACTCCCTCGCCCCGGCCGAGGCGCTCGCCGCGGCGCTCGCTCGCGGTGGACTCGACGGGCCGGACCTGCTCGCCGCCTTCCGCACCGTCATGGCGTTCGTCATGGGTGTCGCCCAGGCCGAGCTGGCCGGGCCCCTCGCCCCGGAGGAGAGCCCGTCCGACGCGGCGGGCCGTATCGCGGCACTCGCCGACGGCTCACTGCCCACCCTCGCCCGACTCGCCTCCGTGGGCGCGGATTTCGCCGGGGACGAGTTCGAGCGGGGGCTGGCCTTCGTCCTCGCCGGGATCGCGGGAGCGGCCGACGGGAAGACCGTGGAGCGCGGGCAGCCCTGA
- a CDS encoding alpha/beta hydrolase, with protein sequence MPSAAPSTVTTWFPSRGLRCAAWLTRPRGAGPHPAVLLVHGFGATHEMRLGRYEQAFAAAGLAVLSFDFAHLGASQGVPRQLISIRRQLADVEAALAFLGRTPGIDPGRIALWGTSLGATHTLLNAARHPELAAVVVQCPVLDTRDAARCAGWRAAARLAAPVVSDLVRRGLRLKRRYVPIVDEPGRTAVVTVPGAKEGWYGMLPPGVDFDNRVTAAVGLDLLTRNAARRAVDIRSPLLVCVSDHETLTDPRIAVRAAMRAPAGTFLRYPADHFAVYHPPLVERIIRDQTDFLVRHLSLSEAYGERHA encoded by the coding sequence ATGCCGTCCGCCGCGCCATCCACCGTCACCACCTGGTTCCCCTCGCGAGGGCTGCGCTGCGCGGCCTGGCTCACCCGCCCCCGGGGAGCGGGCCCGCACCCGGCGGTGCTGCTCGTCCACGGGTTCGGCGCCACCCATGAGATGCGTCTCGGGCGGTACGAGCAGGCCTTCGCCGCCGCCGGCCTCGCCGTGCTGTCCTTCGACTTCGCCCACCTGGGCGCCTCCCAGGGTGTTCCACGGCAGCTCATCTCGATCCGACGCCAGTTGGCGGACGTCGAGGCAGCGCTGGCCTTCCTCGGGCGAACCCCCGGCATCGACCCCGGACGCATCGCACTGTGGGGCACCTCCCTCGGCGCCACTCACACACTCCTGAACGCGGCCCGGCACCCCGAACTGGCGGCCGTGGTGGTGCAGTGCCCCGTCCTCGACACACGTGACGCCGCGAGGTGCGCGGGGTGGCGCGCGGCCGCGCGGCTCGCGGCGCCGGTCGTGAGCGATCTGGTCCGCCGCGGGCTACGGCTGAAGCGCCGCTATGTCCCCATCGTCGACGAACCGGGCCGAACCGCCGTCGTCACCGTCCCCGGCGCGAAGGAGGGCTGGTACGGGATGCTCCCGCCGGGCGTGGACTTCGACAACAGGGTGACTGCGGCCGTCGGCCTCGATCTCCTCACCCGCAACGCCGCCCGCCGGGCCGTCGACATACGGTCGCCGCTGCTGGTCTGCGTCAGCGACCATGAGACCCTCACCGATCCGCGCATCGCGGTGCGAGCCGCGATGCGGGCGCCGGCCGGCACCTTCCTCCGCTATCCCGCCGACCACTTCGCCGTCTATCATCCGCCGCTCGTCGAGCGCATCATCCGCGACCAGACGGACTTCCTGGTCCGTCATCTCTCGCTGTCCGAGGCGTACGGAGAGCGCCATGCGTGA
- a CDS encoding maleylpyruvate isomerase family mycothiol-dependent enzyme, whose protein sequence is MRDLLRRQDDAFVAFARELTEDEWRAPSLCAGWTNQDVLAHLVLGLRLPASALLAATVLRRSSFDTANDRLSREHAVGRGAPDLLDEFDRCRKRPRGIGRLLPLPLLLGDHTVHHLDIALALGRTEVLDAEVADAVLDVEIRIPNPFVPAARRARGLCLLTTDTEWSRPGDRSLAVRGPAEALVSALAGRPHALPRLHGAGVAVLATRM, encoded by the coding sequence ATGCGTGACCTGCTACGACGTCAGGACGACGCCTTTGTCGCGTTCGCAAGGGAACTGACGGAGGACGAGTGGCGCGCGCCGAGCCTGTGCGCGGGATGGACGAACCAGGACGTCCTGGCGCACCTGGTGCTCGGCCTGCGGCTGCCCGCCTCCGCACTGCTGGCCGCCACGGTCCTACGACGGTCCTCGTTCGACACCGCCAACGACCGCCTCAGCCGGGAGCACGCCGTCGGTCGCGGTGCGCCCGATCTGCTGGACGAGTTCGACCGCTGCCGGAAGCGCCCCCGGGGCATCGGGCGCCTCCTGCCCCTGCCACTTCTCCTCGGCGACCATACGGTCCACCACCTCGACATCGCCCTCGCCCTCGGCCGTACCGAGGTTCTCGACGCCGAGGTGGCGGACGCCGTCCTCGATGTGGAGATCCGGATCCCCAACCCGTTCGTCCCGGCAGCCCGACGCGCCCGTGGGCTGTGTCTGCTGACCACCGACACCGAGTGGTCACGCCCCGGTGACCGGTCCCTGGCCGTCAGGGGCCCCGCCGAGGCCCTCGTCTCCGCCCTCGCGGGCCGCCCCCA